In one window of Limnohabitans sp. MORI2 DNA:
- a CDS encoding tripartite tricarboxylate transporter substrate binding protein, translating to MQNPHTFPRRQLLCLLPALLSLGAGFCISSAHAQSFPSKPIRWIVVAPAGSSLDVIARAMQDKLKDSLGQAVVIENKPQAGGTLGTNEVAKSAPDGYTWVMSYNGPLSFAPYLYPKLPYQPLKDLQPVMITTSQPNVIAVNAQLPVSTMREAIALMKKSPGTYNFASVGNGSSSHLTMEYIKAVTNTYAVHIPFNGSPPAVMATMSGETQFMASVPTVIAPQVKQGRLKYLAVTSAQRYPLLPDVPTVAESGVPELKGFEALAWNGVLVAAGTPRDVVDRINTALNTAIHDSAVKDRLKGAGLEPIGGSPEQFTKLIHDESVKWAPIIKRSGARID from the coding sequence ATGCAGAACCCTCACACATTTCCTCGCCGCCAACTGCTTTGTCTCTTGCCTGCTTTGCTGAGCTTGGGTGCAGGGTTTTGCATCTCCAGCGCTCATGCGCAAAGTTTCCCCAGCAAACCAATTCGTTGGATCGTGGTCGCACCTGCTGGCTCGTCACTCGACGTCATTGCACGCGCGATGCAAGACAAGCTCAAAGACAGCTTGGGACAAGCCGTTGTGATTGAAAACAAGCCGCAAGCTGGTGGCACCTTGGGCACCAACGAGGTGGCCAAGTCCGCACCGGATGGCTACACATGGGTGATGTCCTACAACGGCCCCTTGTCATTTGCGCCTTATCTTTATCCCAAGCTGCCTTATCAGCCTCTCAAAGACTTGCAGCCGGTGATGATCACAACCTCACAGCCCAATGTCATTGCCGTCAACGCCCAGCTGCCCGTCAGCACCATGCGTGAAGCGATTGCCTTGATGAAAAAGTCACCAGGCACCTACAACTTCGCATCGGTCGGCAATGGCAGCTCCTCACACCTCACGATGGAATACATCAAGGCTGTGACCAACACCTATGCGGTGCACATTCCCTTCAACGGTAGCCCCCCTGCCGTGATGGCCACCATGTCTGGCGAAACCCAGTTCATGGCCTCTGTTCCCACAGTGATCGCGCCCCAAGTCAAGCAAGGGCGTTTGAAGTATTTGGCCGTCACCAGCGCACAACGCTACCCCTTGTTACCGGATGTACCCACCGTGGCTGAAAGCGGCGTTCCAGAGCTCAAAGGCTTTGAAGCTTTGGCATGGAACGGCGTGCTGGTGGCTGCGGGCACCCCGCGTGATGTGGTGGATCGCATCAACACGGCCTTGAACACTGCGATCCACGACAGCGCTGTGAAAGATCGCCTCAAAGGTGCAGGCCTTGAACCCATTGGAGGGTCGCCTGAACAATTCACCAAACTCATTCACGATGAGTCGGTGAAATGGGCCCCCATCATCAAACGCTCCGGCGCACGCATCGATTGA
- a CDS encoding DUF2189 domain-containing protein, which translates to MSTPAHPHLEVKDIEAFRPMHWLALAWKDMERCPTAGVTHGLILALVAGGLFWFARHDFWWIAAMLSVSMIIAPLLATGLYDISRRLERGEEATLTDAFRIWTCGDKRLIQFGLLLAVSSAGWLVCSAALIQWMLPASVHTPADFVRLVVLQPQFGLFELWVIMGALLAAPMFASTLVTIPLLMDHPSLTLQQAVQTSWRVVAMNPVAMACWAGILCLFTALGIGSAFLGLLGVVPMLGHASWHAYRDLVAYDPTVH; encoded by the coding sequence ATGTCCACCCCTGCACACCCCCACCTCGAAGTCAAAGACATTGAGGCATTTCGCCCCATGCACTGGCTGGCCTTGGCATGGAAAGACATGGAACGCTGCCCCACCGCAGGCGTCACCCACGGCTTGATTTTGGCTTTGGTGGCGGGTGGTTTGTTTTGGTTTGCACGTCACGACTTTTGGTGGATTGCGGCCATGTTGTCTGTGAGCATGATCATTGCACCGCTGCTAGCCACGGGCTTGTACGACATCAGCCGTCGCCTAGAACGCGGCGAAGAAGCAACGCTCACCGACGCTTTTCGCATTTGGACCTGTGGCGACAAGCGCTTGATCCAGTTTGGTTTGTTGCTTGCAGTCTCAAGTGCGGGCTGGCTGGTCTGCTCGGCAGCGCTGATTCAGTGGATGCTGCCCGCCAGTGTGCACACCCCTGCCGATTTTGTGCGTTTGGTTGTGTTGCAGCCGCAATTCGGATTGTTTGAGCTGTGGGTCATCATGGGGGCGTTGCTCGCTGCGCCGATGTTTGCCTCCACCTTGGTCACCATTCCTTTGTTGATGGATCACCCCAGCCTAACCTTGCAACAAGCCGTGCAAACCAGCTGGCGTGTGGTGGCCATGAACCCAGTGGCTATGGCTTGCTGGGCGGGTATTTTGTGTTTATTCACGGCGCTGGGCATTGGCTCCGCGTTTTTGGGTTTGTTAGGCGTTGTCCCCATGTTGGGCCACGCCAGTTGGCATGCTTACCGTGACTTGGTGGCTTACGACCCCACGGTGCACTGA
- a CDS encoding branched-chain amino acid ABC transporter permease has protein sequence MDVLLQQVINGLVLGSMYALVALGYTMVYGIINLINFAHGEVLMVGALCSWSVVGILQPLMPDTPGWVLLLIAMVLASIAAAALNYAIEKIAYRPLRNAPKLAPLITAIGMSILLQTLAMIVWKPNYKPFPTLLPTTPFEIGEAVITPTQLMILGLTVVALAVLSWLVNRTKLGRAMRATAENPRVASLMGVKPDVVISATFIIGAVLATIAGVMWAMNYGTAHHAMGFLPGLKAFTAAVFGGIGNLGGAVLGGVLLGLIESIGSGYLGELTGGVLGSHYTDILAFIVLIVTLTLRPSGLLGERVADRA, from the coding sequence ATGGACGTTTTGCTTCAACAAGTCATCAATGGCTTGGTGCTCGGTAGCATGTACGCGCTGGTGGCACTGGGCTACACCATGGTGTACGGCATCATCAACCTCATCAACTTTGCGCACGGTGAGGTGTTGATGGTGGGGGCCTTGTGTAGTTGGTCGGTGGTTGGGATATTGCAGCCTCTCATGCCCGACACACCAGGCTGGGTGCTTCTCTTGATTGCCATGGTGTTGGCCTCTATCGCAGCAGCGGCCCTGAACTACGCGATTGAAAAAATTGCTTATCGTCCGCTACGCAACGCCCCTAAGCTGGCCCCGCTCATCACCGCAATTGGCATGTCCATCTTGCTGCAAACCCTGGCCATGATTGTGTGGAAGCCCAACTACAAACCCTTTCCCACGCTGTTGCCCACCACGCCGTTTGAAATTGGTGAGGCTGTCATCACGCCCACGCAGTTGATGATTTTGGGTTTGACCGTGGTGGCCTTGGCGGTGTTGTCATGGTTGGTGAACCGTACCAAGTTGGGCCGTGCGATGCGCGCCACAGCCGAGAACCCACGCGTGGCCAGCCTCATGGGCGTCAAACCCGATGTGGTGATTTCAGCTACCTTCATCATCGGCGCAGTGCTGGCCACGATTGCAGGTGTGATGTGGGCCATGAACTACGGCACGGCCCACCATGCCATGGGCTTTTTGCCGGGCCTCAAAGCGTTTACCGCTGCAGTGTTTGGCGGTATTGGCAATTTGGGTGGTGCGGTGCTTGGCGGTGTGTTGCTGGGCTTGATTGAGTCGATTGGCTCGGGCTATTTGGGCGAGCTCACCGGTGGTGTGCTGGGGAGTCACTACACCGACATCCTCGCATTCATTGTGTTGATCGTCACACTGACGCTGCGCCCCTCGGGCCTGTTAGGCGAACGCGTGGCTGATAGGGCTTGA
- a CDS encoding tripartite tricarboxylate transporter substrate binding protein: MKHLTRRNLNAALLATSVISASTFIAPLVAHAQSDAYPSKPITLVVPNPPGGLVDTSARLVSEPLSRVTGQSVVVDNKPGGSGNLAYSNVARSAKDGYTVLVSYSGYHIANPILMDKLPWDLKDLTPIGLITVATNVIAVHPSVPANNLKEFIAWAKQNPGKLNYASQGNGSVSHIGTEIFKQQTGIEMTHVPYKGSGQAIQDVLAGQVQVFITTPPSVMGHVQSGKLKALAVTGKTRHPQMPQVPTVSEAGLSGFELESWVALYVPSGTPKDVVQKLSADVKRSMEQAETKQRADAAGVEVRYLSPENTTKLLERDTVSWAKAIKAGNIKFD, encoded by the coding sequence ATGAAACATCTCACACGCCGCAACCTCAACGCAGCGCTGTTGGCGACCAGCGTCATCAGCGCAAGCACCTTCATCGCGCCCCTGGTCGCACACGCGCAATCCGACGCCTACCCCAGCAAGCCCATCACCTTGGTGGTGCCCAACCCACCCGGCGGCTTGGTGGACACATCGGCACGCTTGGTGAGCGAGCCCTTGTCTCGCGTGACAGGTCAATCTGTGGTGGTGGACAACAAGCCAGGCGGCAGCGGCAACTTGGCCTACTCCAACGTGGCACGCAGCGCGAAAGATGGCTACACCGTGTTGGTGTCGTACTCGGGCTATCACATTGCCAACCCAATCCTGATGGACAAACTCCCTTGGGACTTGAAAGACCTCACACCCATCGGCCTCATCACAGTGGCCACCAACGTGATTGCGGTACACCCTTCCGTGCCTGCGAACAACTTGAAAGAGTTCATCGCATGGGCCAAACAAAACCCAGGCAAGCTCAACTACGCCTCGCAGGGCAATGGCTCGGTGTCTCACATCGGCACGGAAATCTTCAAACAACAAACTGGCATTGAAATGACGCACGTCCCTTACAAGGGTTCAGGTCAAGCCATTCAAGATGTGCTGGCGGGCCAAGTGCAGGTGTTCATCACCACGCCACCGTCTGTGATGGGCCATGTGCAAAGCGGGAAGCTCAAAGCATTGGCGGTAACGGGCAAAACACGCCATCCACAAATGCCACAAGTGCCCACGGTGTCAGAGGCGGGCTTGAGTGGTTTTGAGTTGGAGTCGTGGGTGGCCTTGTACGTGCCCAGCGGCACCCCAAAAGACGTGGTGCAAAAGCTATCGGCCGACGTCAAGCGCAGCATGGAGCAAGCCGAAACCAAGCAACGCGCCGATGCTGCAGGTGTGGAAGTGCGCTACCTCTCACCTGAGAACACCACCAAGCTGCTAGAGCGCGACACCGTCAGCTGGGCCAAGGCTATCAAGGCAGGCAACATCAAGTTCGACTAA
- a CDS encoding DUF2788 domain-containing protein, with protein MIFMTEEQFAQFGLTFGVGGFMLYMLFIIYQLARESKAGKFGTFVLFLVLAFGMVGFIAKQVLIWMMEG; from the coding sequence CTGATTTTTATGACAGAAGAACAATTTGCCCAATTTGGGCTGACCTTTGGCGTGGGCGGCTTCATGCTGTACATGCTATTCATCATCTACCAGCTTGCACGCGAATCGAAAGCGGGCAAGTTCGGCACGTTTGTGCTGTTTTTGGTGTTGGCGTTTGGCATGGTGGGCTTCATTGCCAAACAAGTGTTGATTTGGATGATGGAGGGCTAA
- a CDS encoding ABC transporter ATP-binding protein encodes MKHNNASVLLSVQDVKVAYGGIQAVKGVSLEVREGELVSLIGSNGAGKTTTMKAITGLLPLGGGHIQLNGKTIDGQGPWDLVQQGLAMVPEGRGVFTRMTIVENLQMGAYIRDDNAAIADDIERVFTTFPRLKERRDQLAGTMSGGEQQMLAMGRALMSRPKVLLLDEPSMGLSPIMVDKIFEVIQDVSAQGVTILLVEQNASRALQIADRGYVMESGLITLSGNAHDMLHDPKVREAYLGE; translated from the coding sequence ATGAAACACAACAACGCAAGCGTGCTCTTGAGCGTCCAGGATGTGAAGGTCGCCTACGGCGGCATTCAAGCCGTCAAAGGCGTGAGCCTAGAGGTGCGCGAGGGTGAGCTGGTCTCGCTCATTGGCTCCAATGGCGCAGGTAAAACGACCACCATGAAAGCCATCACGGGTCTGCTGCCCTTGGGTGGCGGTCATATTCAGCTGAACGGCAAAACCATTGACGGTCAAGGCCCTTGGGATTTGGTGCAACAAGGCCTCGCCATGGTGCCCGAAGGCCGCGGTGTGTTCACGCGCATGACCATTGTGGAAAACTTGCAAATGGGCGCCTACATCCGTGATGACAATGCAGCCATTGCCGATGACATCGAGCGCGTGTTCACCACCTTCCCGCGTCTCAAAGAACGCCGTGATCAATTGGCAGGCACCATGTCAGGTGGTGAGCAACAAATGTTGGCCATGGGCCGTGCGTTGATGAGTCGCCCCAAAGTGCTGTTGCTCGATGAACCATCGATGGGCTTGTCACCCATCATGGTGGACAAAATCTTTGAAGTGATTCAAGATGTGTCCGCTCAAGGTGTGACGATTTTGTTGGTGGAACAAAACGCCAGCCGTGCACTGCAAATTGCCGACCGTGGCTATGTGATGGAGTCGGGTTTGATCACCCTCAGTGGTAATGCACACGACATGTTGCACGACCCTAAAGTGCGTGAAGCCTATCTGGGTGAATAA
- a CDS encoding ABC transporter ATP-binding protein, protein MTHKLFSNRWLMAAVLLALPLLLQSFGNAWVRIADMSLLYVLLALGLNIVVGYAGLLDLGYVAFFAVGAYMFGLLASPHLTDVFPWIAAMFPEGLHMSLWLVLPLAAGLAGLFGVLLGAPTLKLRGDYLAIVTLGFGEIIRVFLNNMDHPVNLTNGPKGLGQIDAVSVFGYPLSKRLDLGFIELPSVTLYYYLFLALVVLSVIISHRLEYSRIGRAWMAIREDEIAAKAMGLNTRNLKLLAFGMGATFGGISGAMFAAFQGFVSPESFSLMESVMIVAMVVLGGLGHLPGVILGAVLLAALPEVLRYVASPLQAMTDGRLDAAILRQLLIALAMITVMLWRPRGLWPTPEHGKNLNPQGGAR, encoded by the coding sequence ATGACACACAAACTCTTTTCTAATCGTTGGCTGATGGCCGCCGTGTTGTTGGCGTTGCCCTTGCTTCTGCAAAGTTTCGGCAACGCGTGGGTGCGCATTGCCGATATGTCGTTGCTGTATGTGTTGCTTGCGCTGGGTCTGAACATCGTGGTGGGTTACGCCGGTTTGCTTGATTTGGGCTATGTGGCTTTCTTTGCGGTGGGGGCCTATATGTTTGGCCTCTTGGCTTCGCCGCATTTGACGGATGTGTTTCCGTGGATTGCCGCCATGTTCCCCGAAGGCTTGCACATGAGCTTGTGGCTCGTGTTGCCTTTGGCAGCTGGTTTGGCGGGCTTGTTTGGTGTGCTGCTGGGTGCGCCTACTCTGAAGCTGCGGGGCGACTATCTGGCCATCGTTACCTTGGGCTTTGGCGAAATCATCCGCGTGTTCCTCAACAACATGGACCATCCTGTCAATCTCACCAATGGCCCCAAAGGCTTGGGCCAGATTGATGCGGTGAGTGTGTTTGGTTATCCCTTGTCTAAGCGTTTGGATTTGGGTTTTATCGAGTTGCCATCGGTGACTTTGTACTACTACCTGTTCCTCGCCTTGGTGGTGTTGAGTGTGATCATCTCGCATCGTTTGGAGTACTCACGCATTGGCCGTGCATGGATGGCGATTCGTGAAGACGAAATTGCTGCCAAAGCGATGGGCCTGAATACCCGCAATTTGAAGCTCTTAGCCTTTGGCATGGGTGCCACATTTGGCGGTATTTCGGGGGCCATGTTTGCGGCCTTCCAAGGCTTTGTGTCGCCTGAGTCGTTCAGCCTCATGGAGTCAGTGATGATTGTGGCCATGGTGGTGCTGGGAGGCTTGGGACATCTGCCTGGCGTCATCCTAGGAGCCGTGCTGTTGGCTGCGTTGCCCGAGGTGTTGCGCTATGTGGCCAGCCCCTTGCAAGCCATGACCGATGGGCGTTTGGATGCCGCCATCTTGCGCCAACTGCTGATTGCTTTGGCCATGATTACCGTCATGCTCTGGCGGCCACGCGGTTTGTGGCCCACACCTGAACATGGCAAAAACCTCAACCCACAAGGAGGTGCGCGATGA
- a CDS encoding ABC transporter ATP-binding protein, producing the protein MSDLVLNVSGISKRFGGLQALTDVRMQIERGQVYGLIGPNGAGKTTFFNVITGLYTPDSGRFELAGQPYEPTEVHRVAQAGIARTFQNIRLFADMTALENVMVGRHVRTHSGLLGAIFRTATFKAEELAIEQRARELLDYVGIASLADYKARTLSYGDQRRLEIARALATDPQLIALDEPAAGMNATEKVQLRELIDKIRSDHRTVLLIEHDVKLVMGLCDRVTVLDYGKVIAQGTPADVQRNPQVIEAYLGTGGH; encoded by the coding sequence ATGAGCGACCTCGTGTTGAATGTCTCCGGCATCTCCAAGCGCTTTGGTGGTTTGCAAGCCTTGACCGACGTGCGTATGCAGATTGAGCGTGGCCAAGTGTATGGATTGATTGGTCCTAACGGCGCAGGTAAAACCACGTTTTTCAATGTCATCACAGGTTTGTACACCCCCGACAGTGGTCGCTTTGAATTGGCGGGCCAGCCGTATGAACCCACCGAGGTGCACCGTGTGGCCCAAGCCGGTATTGCGCGTACCTTTCAAAACATCCGTTTGTTTGCTGACATGACGGCTCTAGAAAACGTGATGGTGGGACGCCATGTGCGCACGCACTCGGGCTTGTTGGGTGCAATTTTCAGAACGGCAACATTCAAAGCGGAAGAGTTGGCGATTGAACAACGTGCCCGCGAACTACTTGACTACGTGGGCATTGCCAGCTTGGCCGACTACAAAGCGCGCACGCTGAGTTACGGCGACCAACGTCGCTTAGAAATTGCACGCGCTTTGGCGACCGACCCGCAACTCATCGCGCTTGATGAGCCTGCGGCTGGCATGAACGCCACCGAAAAAGTACAGCTGCGTGAGCTGATCGACAAGATTCGCAGTGACCATCGCACAGTGCTCTTGATTGAACATGATGTGAAGTTGGTCATGGGCTTGTGTGACCGCGTGACCGTGCTCGACTACGGCAAAGTCATTGCGCAAGGCACACCTGCTGACGTGCAGCGCAACCCGCAAGTGATTGAAGCCTATCTCGGCACGGGAGGGCACTGA
- a CDS encoding CDP-6-deoxy-delta-3,4-glucoseen reductase, with protein sequence MSFNITVQPSGRAFTATSDETLLAAGLRQGIGLPYGCKDGACGSCKCKKISGEVTHGNHQEKALSAEEAANGFVLTCCATAHSDVVLESRQVVEEGAFPIKKMPVRVMSLEKASHDVMIVKLQLPATDPMKFHAGQYVDFLLRDGDRRSYSMANAPHTFVEGAPAIELHIRHMPGGKFTDHVFGAMKEKEIQRIEGPQGSFFLREDSDKPLVFLASGTGFAPIKAILEHMQHLGLRRPVSLYWGGRRPADLYMNDWVQAQAAVMPNLTYIPVVSDALPEDNWTGRTGFVHAAVLQDHADLSGHQVYACGAPIVVDSARTAYTQAGLPADEFYADSFTSAADKA encoded by the coding sequence ATGAGTTTCAACATCACGGTCCAACCTAGTGGCCGCGCATTCACCGCCACCTCTGACGAAACCTTGCTGGCCGCTGGCCTGCGCCAAGGCATTGGCCTGCCCTACGGCTGCAAAGACGGCGCGTGCGGCTCGTGCAAATGCAAAAAGATTTCGGGTGAAGTCACCCACGGCAACCACCAAGAAAAAGCGCTGAGCGCTGAAGAAGCCGCCAATGGCTTTGTGCTCACCTGCTGCGCCACCGCGCACAGCGATGTGGTGCTGGAGTCGCGCCAAGTGGTGGAAGAAGGCGCCTTCCCCATCAAGAAGATGCCCGTGCGCGTGATGTCGCTGGAGAAGGCCTCACACGATGTGATGATCGTCAAACTGCAACTGCCCGCCACTGACCCGATGAAATTCCATGCCGGTCAGTACGTCGACTTCTTGCTGCGCGATGGCGATCGCCGCAGCTACTCCATGGCGAATGCACCGCACACATTTGTCGAAGGTGCACCCGCGATTGAACTGCACATCCGCCACATGCCCGGCGGCAAGTTCACCGACCACGTGTTTGGTGCGATGAAGGAAAAAGAAATCCAACGCATCGAAGGCCCACAAGGCAGCTTCTTCTTGCGTGAAGACTCAGACAAGCCTTTGGTGTTCTTGGCCTCTGGCACTGGCTTTGCGCCCATCAAAGCCATCTTGGAGCACATGCAACACTTGGGGCTCAGACGCCCTGTGTCGCTCTACTGGGGTGGCCGCCGCCCTGCGGACCTGTACATGAACGACTGGGTGCAAGCGCAAGCGGCTGTCATGCCAAACCTCACCTACATCCCCGTGGTGTCAGACGCCTTGCCGGAAGATAACTGGACGGGTCGCACAGGCTTTGTGCATGCTGCCGTATTGCAAGACCACGCCGATCTCAGCGGCCATCAGGTGTATGCCTGCGGCGCACCGATCGTGGTGGACTCAGCACGCACCGCCTACACACAAGCGGGTTTGCCAGCGGACGAGTTCTACGCCGACTCGTTCACCTCTGCGGCCGACAAAGCCTAA
- a CDS encoding replication-associated recombination protein A: MATHIPLAERLRPRNLGEVIGQQHLLGEGMALRVAFESGQPHSCILWGPPGVGKTTIARLMADAFDAQFLSISAVLGGVKEIREAVELAQTARDSLDPKRTIMFVDEVHRFNKSQQDAFLPHVESGLFTFIGATTENPSFEVNSALLSRAAVYVLQSLSVDDLRQIIAKAQAIGAVPALQDAALQRLIAYADGDARRLLNTLETLAVAATREKHNEITDEWLLKVLGERMRRYDKGGEQFYDTISALHKSVRGSDPDAALYWLVRMLDGGADPRYMARRLIRMAAEDIGLADPRALRLALDAAEVYERLGSPEGELALAECVVYLAVAPKSNAVYKAYNEAKALVKKDGSRPVPMHLRNAPTKMMKDMDWGKGYRYAHDEEDGFAAGENYMPQGLEGTGFYRPVERGLEIKIADKLRHLRDKNKQAGQ, translated from the coding sequence ATTGCCACTCACATTCCTCTCGCTGAACGTCTGCGCCCTCGCAACTTGGGTGAGGTCATTGGCCAGCAGCATTTGCTGGGCGAGGGCATGGCGCTGCGCGTGGCGTTTGAGTCGGGCCAGCCGCACAGCTGCATTCTGTGGGGGCCGCCGGGCGTGGGTAAAACCACCATCGCGCGCTTGATGGCCGATGCGTTTGACGCGCAGTTTTTGTCCATCAGCGCGGTGTTGGGTGGTGTGAAAGAAATCCGCGAAGCGGTGGAGCTGGCCCAAACGGCTCGCGATTCGCTCGACCCCAAACGCACCATCATGTTTGTGGATGAGGTGCACCGCTTTAACAAGAGCCAGCAAGACGCTTTCTTGCCACACGTCGAATCAGGCCTGTTCACTTTCATTGGCGCGACCACCGAAAACCCATCGTTTGAGGTGAACTCGGCCTTGCTCTCGCGTGCAGCGGTGTATGTGTTGCAGTCCTTAAGCGTAGACGACTTGCGCCAAATCATTGCCAAAGCACAAGCCATTGGCGCGGTGCCTGCCCTGCAAGACGCGGCGCTGCAACGGCTCATTGCCTATGCCGATGGCGACGCACGTCGCTTGCTCAACACGCTTGAAACCTTGGCAGTGGCGGCGACGCGCGAAAAGCACAACGAAATCACCGACGAATGGCTCCTCAAAGTCTTGGGCGAGCGCATGCGCCGCTACGACAAAGGCGGCGAACAGTTTTACGACACCATCAGTGCCCTGCATAAATCGGTGCGTGGCTCCGATCCCGATGCCGCGCTGTATTGGCTGGTCCGTATGTTGGACGGTGGGGCCGATCCGCGCTACATGGCTCGTCGCCTCATTCGCATGGCTGCTGAAGATATTGGTTTGGCTGACCCCCGCGCCTTGCGCTTGGCACTCGACGCGGCCGAGGTGTACGAGCGTTTAGGCTCGCCCGAAGGCGAGCTGGCGCTGGCCGAGTGTGTGGTGTATTTGGCCGTGGCGCCCAAGTCCAACGCCGTGTACAAGGCTTACAACGAAGCCAAAGCCCTGGTAAAAAAAGACGGCAGCCGCCCCGTGCCCATGCACCTGCGCAACGCCCCCACCAAGATGATGAAAGACATGGATTGGGGCAAGGGCTACCGCTACGCGCACGACGAAGAAGACGGCTTTGCCGCAGGCGAGAACTACATGCCACAAGGCTTAGAAGGTACGGGCTTTTACCGACCTGTCGAGCGTGGCTTAGAGATCAAAATCGCCGACAAATTGCGCCACTTGCGCGACAAGAACAAACAAGCAGGTCAATAA
- a CDS encoding NAD-binding protein produces the protein MPSNQSPLGALPSRFKRERLLIIGCGDVGQRVVRVQRHVRVVALTSSPERVAALRAQGVTPVVGNLDVPASLQRLAGWATRVLYLAPPPLQGSTDPRTLALTRLLMRRTAPLSLVYGSTSGVYGDCAGEWVSESRTVKPITPRAQRRVDAEARVRHVGRLRSSAVRVSVLRIPGIYAPDREGGTPRERLMRGTPVLAREEDVFTNHIHANDLARACQLALWRGKPQRVYNVNDDCQLLMGDYFDMAADLYGLAKPPRISRAQAQTELPAMQLSFMGESRRMVNTRMKRELRLQLRYAKVEDGLLSRT, from the coding sequence TTGCCTTCCAATCAATCCCCCCTCGGCGCTTTGCCCTCTCGCTTCAAACGCGAGCGTTTGCTCATCATCGGTTGCGGTGATGTGGGGCAACGCGTGGTGCGCGTGCAGCGCCATGTGCGTGTCGTGGCTCTCACCTCTAGCCCCGAGCGCGTGGCCGCTTTGCGCGCCCAAGGCGTAACGCCTGTGGTGGGTAATTTGGATGTGCCAGCCAGCTTGCAACGCTTGGCCGGTTGGGCCACACGGGTGTTGTATTTGGCGCCCCCGCCATTGCAAGGCAGCACCGACCCGCGCACTTTGGCGTTGACCCGCTTGTTGATGCGCCGCACCGCACCGCTGAGCTTGGTCTATGGCTCAACCAGCGGTGTGTATGGCGACTGCGCGGGTGAGTGGGTGAGTGAGAGCCGCACGGTCAAACCCATCACGCCCAGAGCGCAGCGGCGTGTGGATGCCGAAGCACGTGTGCGCCATGTGGGGCGTTTGCGTTCGAGCGCGGTGCGGGTGAGTGTGCTGCGCATTCCGGGTATCTATGCGCCTGACCGCGAGGGCGGCACGCCGCGTGAACGCCTGATGCGCGGTACACCGGTACTTGCCCGAGAAGAGGATGTGTTCACCAACCACATCCACGCCAACGACTTGGCCCGTGCCTGCCAGCTGGCGCTGTGGCGTGGCAAGCCTCAACGCGTTTACAACGTGAACGACGACTGCCAGTTGTTGATGGGCGACTACTTTGACATGGCGGCTGATTTATATGGTTTAGCCAAACCACCGCGCATCAGCCGTGCACAGGCGCAAACCGAGCTGCCCGCCATGCAGCTGAGTTTCATGGGCGAATCACGCCGCATGGTGAACACACGCATGAAGCGCGAGCTGCGTTTGCAGCTGCGCTACGCGAAAGTGGAGGATGGGTTACTTAGTCGAACTTGA